The sequence TGTAAACTATCAGTATTTTGCACTATTACTTCAGTTATATGTTGAGTCCTTTTAGTCATGTGGTATCCTGTGTTAACGTGCTTGTTACCCCTACTTCGCCTATGTTAGAATGAACTTTATTGTTTATTTGTCATAGTCAATTAACTTGGGTTTTCACTACTCCGTGTCCAGCTCTGAACGAAGCATTGAATGCTGAGGTCGAACGCCTAAATCTGGTTGTTGCAGAGGCCAGTAATCCTCATATGCCGAACAGTTCAGACCAACGGATGAGCTCCCAGATGATTCAGCTTCACCAGCTACAAATTCGAAGGCAGACATCACAGCTCCAGCAAGGTCAGCAACGCCAGCGGAACTTCTAGGATGCTTTCGCAAATGAGATCTTCCAAGGGAAATTTGATACTACAGATTCAGTTAAAAACACCATATGCTCTGGAAAATACTTTACTTAGGTCGCGGGAAACAATCATAGGAAAAAAAAACATCTCTTGTTGTGTCGAAATTATTTTTGTTCAATCCTGGGAAAAACTCTGGTCGATTTTTGAACTGTATAAAGTGTCTGTCTGTCTCTGTAGCTGTGTGCTGGATTCATCCGGTTATGGTACAATTCCTTGTGCCCCGACTCTGAACCGATAACTTGATGGAAATGTACGACATATTCTTTGGGGCAACTCCGGTGGCATGCTTTGTTGTTTGTACCTCATATCATTGTTTTCTCCATTTTGCGGTTTTGAGGGATGCACAATGGGTATTACTAGTATAAGCTTAGCTCCATTTGTTGTATGATCTAAGCTGCAAGATGACCTGACTGTTTCCCCCATCGTCGCAGCTTGGTGATAGTAATTGTTTTGGGTTTGTTTGTTCTTGTTCCGAAGAAGAGCTCAGCTCCGGCTTCAGTTTTGGTGTTGCGATTTTTGCCGCCATTTGGAAGTTTGATTCAGGCTCTGCAGTTGTAGATATTATACTGGCACATATAATGCATTGCCAGTAACATTCATCAAAGTAAAGGGGGGTATGTCTAGGTAATAAAGGTGTAAAAGGGAAAGCTCACAAGGATATCTGCCAATATATGCTTTTGAGCAGAATGAAAAAGGCTGGAAAAGGTTTCTTGAGGAGTTCATGGTATTTAATCATTGGCGATCTTAAGGTGTAAGTAAACATTGAGCATGTAGAGGGACAAAGGACTACTGCCATCTTTTTGCCTTTAATCTTTTGATTTTAACAAGAGAAAGTAGAGTTGACATCTTTACCCTTTTGATCAAAGCTGCCTTCCATtttcctcccccctttccttttcaaAAAAGAGCCGGCCACCCAAATACTTGTTAACTAATCTCTGCACTTCAGACTAATTGAACATATAATGTCCAACCATGATCAAGCCACAAATCACACAAATTTTCTGGTTTTAACAAGAGAAAGTTGAGTTGACATGTTTGCCCTTTTGATCAAAGCCGCCTTTCATTTTCCTCCCCCCTTTTCTTTTCAAAAGAGCCAGCCACACAAAAACTTGCTAACTAATCCCTGCACTTCCAAATTAAACATATAATGTGCAACCATGATCTATTGATCTTGCCACAAATCACACAAATTAGGTCCAAGAAAAACCTTGCGGTTGATCAATAAGCACAGATCATCAGCCAGCCAGCCATCTCCAACAGGCCAAGGAGCTACCATCAACACACCTAGACAAGCTAGCACAAGCACAACAAGGAGCCACCAAGGAGAACGGCCGGAGGCTCAGCAGCCGGGGGCGGCCTCTGCCAGCGCTGGCGCCGCCTTGCAGAGGTTGGCACGCAGCGTGAGGTTCTCGCGGCGGAGCACGCCGGCCCTCTCCCGGAGCCTCTCGTTCTCGGCCAGGATGCGCCGGTTCTCCAGGTGGAGCCTCAGGTTCAGCATCGCCATCTCCGCCCCTCCAGCAGCCCTCCTCAGCTCCCTCCTCCTCCTGATCAGCATTAACCTGAAAGCATACGGGTGTAGCTGCATGTAAGCACACATGCACGCAGCATCATGTTCCATAAGCTCCATTGCTGCCGCTGTTACGGTTAATCTGGAACAGAAACATGCTGAGATGTTAATTACCTCTTCCTCCTGAGAGTCATTGAGACATGTGGCTTCTTCTTCCCCTGCTGCCTGATGAAGAGCACACCAGGAGGCGAGGAGTTCCAGGAAGCAGAGCTGCACATGTTGGTGAGGCTCCTAGAAATGACTTGTGAGGAGCTCAAGGTGTTTGGAATGAGCCGTCTGTCGGCAACACACGCCGCATATATAAGGTGGATCTTTGGCTTTGACGCCGTAAGTATGTGAGTGAGCCTGCCGTGGTGAGCTTTAGGTGTTTTGTCTGGTGGTGCATGCACACACGTACTATATACCTTTGAGGTTTGACATGACACCATGCATGTGAAGGATGATAGGAGATGGAGGCAGGCGTTCCTCCCCATCATGCCCACCATGGACCAAGGGATCCATATCTTCCATGAACTAATCATTCGGCACACAATCTCATCTCAAAAGTAAAGAAAAAAGTAGAGTGAATGGATAAAAATCGATGCGATTATTACATTGGTTTTGGATGCCATGGCGCATTGCACACGAGACACCATGATCTGCCTTTTGACATGGACGGCGAGGCTGGGATGGAGGACAAAAGGAGAGAATCATTTCAGCAGGGAAGCTAAGCTCCAGCCTCCAAGAAACCAGTGCACTTAGTTTCTACGCTCTTCTAATTAATCGTGCCAATCCGCTTCAAAAGTTGACTAAGAAAGAAAGGCATATCACGCTCTGCATCGTGCGGAGTATCATTGAGACTTGAGCCAAGGTGTTGGCGTGCATGCATGATGAGGCTTGAGAGTTTTTTCCTTGCCACTCCATCGAGGCAAGAGACACACCAAGTCAAAAGGCTTTCGAGCGAGCGTATCATTCTTCTTTGCTCCTGCGGTTTCTTCGCTAAAATGATACGTTGACACGCCTTTTGTGCTCTCCATGATGCGCTCCCCATCCTTCCATACATAGCACTTGCTTTCCGCGATGCATACTAGTGATTATTTCTCTCTTGCAATTGGCAAACTCTTCCTTTAATCAGTCACTAAAAAGTTGGAATTGTGCGCTGCTGAGCATGGAATTGCATGTACTTTAGTGAGATGTGAGTAGTAGTTTCGGTTTGCACGTTATGTATGGAGTAACTCAGAAATGAGGACGCAGAGGCTTAGAAATGCGACTGACATCTATTCTCCTGGAGCCTCAGATCTATTGGTGTCACCCAGTTGGCTAGGCTCACAGGGAGCGAGTTAGACCGCCCGCGCTCGAGTCCGAAGTGGCGCATGGTGCTTAGAGACTTTCTTCCATAAAAATATGCCTCCAAGGGCTAGTTCCAGATGGTCTCGGTTTTTTCTAATGGACACACGTTGATGTGGATCTAAGGAATGCATAACTGTATGATACACAATTAATGCATGGCAATACCACGATAAAAAGAAAATAATAAGAGTAATTGATTGTATTGATCATATAATCTTTGCCAATACAAAAGAGGAAGAGAATATTGTGCAATTAATGCACCGTCATAAGTACTATAAGAAAATATGGAGGGTAATAAATGATATTGATTACATGATATTCGGTCCATACAAATCAGGAAGGAAATATTTTATAATTAATGCATGACAATAACTAGGAAGAAAATCAGAAAAGATAACATTGATATTGATTAGGTTGCAAGATGGCGACTCCGACAACTGTAGCCTCTTGGCTCCTTGTGACACGACTTCCGGTGGCGGGTCCACATAAGATCATCTCCAAGGGCAACGGGCAGATTTGAGCCCTTGTATGCAGTGGGGAATCTAGAAAAAAACTAAGGGAAGGCTGGGCTGCCTATGTTGTGTGAACATGGCTTGGGCTGGGCTGGCAAGTGGTTGGGCTGGACTGAGACTAGTAATAAAAGTAAAATATGCAGTGCTGGAGGGGGGCTTGAGCCtgtttaaacccccccccccccacctcagCAGATTCGTCATTGCCTGTATGTCCATGGACATATTCACGAACAGCAAGGGGTTGAGCCCTAGTTGTCCGCACTGACATTGGTGCTCCTCATTACCCCTCCGCAAGTCCATGCAACGTAGATCATTCAATAAAACATTCTATATTTCATAGTTCAACATACGACAAATTAAAACATAGGACATGACAACATAGTTCAACATAGGATGGGACACTACTATAAAAAGGAGCATTAGAGGCGGTTTTGGTACATGGGCATGCAGTAGTTCCACATTTCGCGTCAAAGTTGGTGTCGCTGATACTCAGAAAATAGGAGGCGGTTTCGAACCCGCCTTGAATGTGTTCACCCGCGGGCAGTTCCTACAATATAACCGCTTCCAATGCTTTAAGGCCCCAAGGTGTTTTCCAGTACATAACCACCCGGAATACTTTGACATTCGAATCGGCTTCCTTTTTACAACTGCCTCCAATAAGGTTCCCCTACCAAGTCATACCACAGAAATTTGAAACTCACATAGAAGATATATTCAACATAGGACGGGAACAACTACATAAAGGAGCATTAGAGGCGGTTTCCTACAATATAACCGCTTCCAATGCTTTAAGGCCCTGAGGCGGTTTTCAGTACATAACCGCCTGGAATACATTATCATTTGAAGTGGCTTCCTTTTTACAACCGCCTCCAGTAAGGTTTCGCTACAAAGTCGTACCACTGAAGACATATACATATATAGAGGCGTACATGTTCTCAGTAACCGCACAAGTCACTTGCATCTCATAATACATTCAAATATGTTGAAGAGTTACACATACTTCACAATCTACATATGAAAGAAAGATCTAAAATAAAAATATTTATCACATCTAACATAGGAAAGGAAGATCTAAGATCCTAAGATTCATACACTATGCATCTCACCTTTTGGCAAAAAAGTGGAGGCACCACTACAGGAAGGAGATGGCGAGAATGATCATACCACTACTCTCTATCCAACATTCAATCGAATTGCCAGTGGAAAAGTTCCTAACAAAATACGTCGATGCTTACACCAATAGGAAAATTTGTAGCACCACTGGTGATCTTCGTTTGTGCAGTGTCACAAAAATATTTCCTTCATATTAACCATTATTGGTAGTGCAATAGCTTGTGTGTGGATATATGCAGCCAATAGGTGGTGCAATTTATTTTGTATAGCACACAATTAGCATCCCATTCATTTTGTGCAGTGCAACTAAAATTTATTTACATATGAAAACATTATCAAGTTATTAGAAATCAAATGCAAGAAAATTTAATTAGTAATATTTATTCATCAATTGATATTAACAAATAAGTAATTGATCAACCTAAACTCCGATGATTAGTGTGGTGACGAAGTCATTTGTACTTACTCCAATCCGGTTATTTATTTGTGTAGTGCAACTAAAAGATAATACACCTCCGTGATATATATGCACAAATTTGAAGTCATAAATATGACATTTATTTATTCAGTGTACTTCGTCAAGAAGTTTATACACGACTTGGGTGGTGGTGTGATGAGGGCAGACAACACTCTCAAAGTTATTCTAGATCATGTGCACCATTTCTCAAGTAGGTAGAGACCTGGTACAAAGCAGAGACCATGTCATCTCATCTTTAAGTGCCCTCCCATCTTCTCgaggaaaagaaataaaattgcTAACTCTCTCAGCATCTTGATGACCTTCAAGACACACAAGGTTAGTGTAGCACCAGTGTAAGTAGTCTAGTGTAGTATTGTTCCCAGCGAAGAGCAGGAGGAGAGTGTTAATGCGAGTTTTCTGACGCACACAAGTTGTCACTGGACTTGTAAGAATTAACTGTTTTGGTATCTGCAAGGATTATGATGCTGGCAGAAGCAAGTAATTAACGCACAAAGTAAAATTTCAAGAGTAGTgaacaaagaacacaaaataacATACTGGAAATAACGGTGAGTTGTCTGCAATGTAGAGATTAGGTGTGGAGAGATGTCCGGTAGGCGAGTCACCCTTGAATGTGTCAGTGCAGCGGCAACGCATAGCCACCTATTCATGTGATTATACCACTTGTATTCGATGTCCGGTAGGCGACTCACCCTTGAATAGTCAAACTCCTCCCGTCGGGATTATTTGACTCTATTGTCTTGCCTTCCCTTGACCATCggttggaaatatgccgtagagtaTTATATTTCtatattcataattaagagtttatattctatgctataaatGCCATGACCTTAAAATGTGTGATTAGGAGggatgagtgtatgtgcgtatatATAAACGTTTGCGTCTGTTTGAAAAGGAAATTTTCATATTGGAAAATAAAGGTTAAATTTTCCGTCCCGCACGCCACTTTGCCTTGGACACCGTGAGCTTGGAGGACAAAAGAAGGGAATCATTTCAGCAGGATAATAATGATAAAGCTCCAAGAGGCCGGCTGGTTGAATTCTCATGCCGCCTCTGATTAATCGTCGTGGTGCTAGTCTTCTTCAACAGTTGACTAAGAAGCCATCACGCCCTTGCATCAAAAGCAGATGGCCGTGAACTGTTGTGGGGAGTATCATTGATCCTTGAGCGAAGGTGCCCGCACGCACGAGGCTTCAGCGACTCCTTTTTTCTTGGCACTCGATGGATGGATGTATACCAAGTCAAAAAGGCTTTCGAGCGTATCATCTTTTCCCTGCTCGTGCAGTTTCTTCTCGGCTAAAATGATACCCTTTGCGCGCCTTTTCTGCTCTCCATGATGCGCTACACTCCTCTTCCCCCCTCCGTGTCCTTCCGGAAATAGCACCCGTTTCACTGCCACCCAAGGACCTTGCACTTCATTAGCAGCCCTCCATCGCCATTACGGACCATCATGGATGGAGGAGGGAATCTTTCTTTCGAGAGAGAAAGCCAAGGAAAAACGCTTTGCTTTGCCAAAAGATGCACTCATGGCTCACACACAGGCACAcagcaaccaggggcatgaatttGTTTGTGGACTTTGAATTGTCTTAAGATAGTGACGCATGTGTGTGGTTCTTGGATAGATCCGGCACCATTTCTGTTGAATCTTTGTATTTGGCTCTGAAAACAGCTCAAGTTATATGCCCTTATAAAAACCTTTAGTTTATTAAAGTCCGGTTCAAAATCCAGAAACTCAGAGCGGCACGCAGATGCACCTTCTCAACCAT comes from Triticum aestivum cultivar Chinese Spring chromosome 5B, IWGSC CS RefSeq v2.1, whole genome shotgun sequence and encodes:
- the LOC123116596 gene encoding protein LITTLE ZIPPER 1 — protein: MCSSASWNSSPPGVLFIRQQGKKKPHVSMTLRRKRLMLIRRRRELRRAAGGAEMAMLNLRLHLENRRILAENERLRERAGVLRRENLTLRANLCKAAPALAEAAPGC